TGGTGGCCGGCGAGGCCTCGGGAGACATCCACGGGGCAAACCTGGTGCGCTCCCTGGCCCGTCTCCAGCCGGGCCTTCGGGTCTGGGCGGTGGGGGGCGCGGCCCTTCGGGGGGCCGGGGCCGAGATCGCCTTTCCCAGCGAAGAGCTCTCGGCCATGGGGCTGTGGGAGGCCGCAGGCCGCCTGCCCGCCCTCCTGCGCGCCCGGCGTGCGGTGCTCGGGCGCTTCCGGCGAGATCCTCCCGACCTCTTCGTTCCGGTGGACTTCGGGGGCCTGAACCTGCGGCTGGCGCTGGCGGCCCGGAAGGCCGGCATCCCGGTGGTCTACTACGTTCCCCCCAAGGTCTGGGCCTGGGGCGGCTGGCGGGCCAAGCGCCTTGCGCGGGCGGCGGACGAGGCGCTGGTGATCCTGCCCTTCGAAGAA
The genomic region above belongs to Thermodesulfobacteriota bacterium and contains:
- a CDS encoding lipid-A-disaccharide synthase — its product is MPTLALVAGEASGDIHGANLVRSLARLQPGLRVWAVGGAALRGAGAEIAFPSEELSAMGLWEAAGRLPALLRARRAVLGRFRRDPPDLFVPVDFGGLNLRLALAARKAGIPVVYYVPPKVWAWGGWRAKRLARAADEALVILPFEEPELQRRGVRARYVGSPVLDHLGPRRFAPEEGTVGLLPGSRRGEVSRIWPLLLAPARLRAAGRPAGEGTLR